A stretch of Lathyrus oleraceus cultivar Zhongwan6 chromosome 6, CAAS_Psat_ZW6_1.0, whole genome shotgun sequence DNA encodes these proteins:
- the LOC127094427 gene encoding uncharacterized protein LOC127094427, whose translation MFKKLEINIPFLEALEKMPSYAKFMKDIILKRRSTDTDSIVLIETCSAILQGMKISVKKKGRGSVTIPCTIGDRSFKKALIDLGASVNLMPLSIYKRLGIGKVQDTRMTLQFTDHFVKRPYGVVEYVLVKIDKFVFPVDFVILEMPEDEEISLILGRPFLETGRCLIDIEEGTMTLKVYDEEKVPTNQSDSQLGEVSLHGARRNSLRSQNLSQRDRSGPSQD comes from the exons atgttcaaaaagcttgaaaTCAACATTCCGTTCTTGGAGGCACTTGAGAAAATGCCCTCTTATGCTAAATTCATGAAGGATATTATCTTAAAAAGGAGGAGCACTGACACTGACTCTATTGTACTAAtcgaaacttgtagtgctattttgcagggtatgaagatttCGGTAAAGAAAAAAGGTCGAGGTTCGGTAACTATCCCTTGCACTATCGGGGATAGATCTTTCAAGAAGGCCCTTATAGACTTGGGGGCAAGTGTGAACCTCATGCCGTTATCCATCTACAAGAGGTTGGGGATTGGAAAAGTACAggataccagaatgacacttcaatttaCTGACCACTTTGTGAAGAGACCTTATGGAGTGGTGGAATATGTTcttgtgaagattgataagtttgtgTTTCCGGTAGACTTTGTGATCTtagaaatgccggaagatgaagagatatCGCTCATTCTTGGTAGACCATTTTTGGAGACCGGGAGGTGTTTGATAGATATAGAAGAAGGCACCATGACTCTAAAAGTTTATGACgaaga AAAGGTGCCAACAAACCAATCTGATTCTCaactgggagaagtgtcacttcatggtgcgaGAAGGAATAGTCTTAGGTCACAAAATCTCTCACAAAGGGATAGAAGTGGACCAAGCCAAGATTGA